A stretch of the Candidatus Berkelbacteria bacterium genome encodes the following:
- a CDS encoding glycosyltransferase, whose protein sequence is MHIALVTEAFLPLKNGVVNAVLLIHDELKRQGHQVSIIAPATPGVRVRLRGLHSVPALPLPGRSGYSLSFPHLSQLHKLLARAHIIHTHHPFTLGHWALKIAKRAHRPLIFTNHTQYMNYTHHVPVIGSILKEPLAKYVTEFINQCTVVVAPALSTLKALKADGITAPIQHVPNGIDVGHFATGDVLYLSKRLALKIDTPILLYSGRLSEEKNLEFLIRTIAALPEHPHLALVGDGPQRAELEILAHTLKASERIHFLGAMPYEKMPHVYAGATFFVTASKSEVHPLTVLEAFAAGLPAVVFDARGTADIVEDHRTGIVSRPTHTAFSAGIRQLLHRPALREQYGKMAQAVAKKQYSVKATTQRLLDTYRLAIRLAHIDD, encoded by the coding sequence ATGCACATTGCGCTTGTCACAGAGGCTTTTTTACCGCTGAAAAATGGCGTTGTTAATGCTGTGCTTTTGATACACGATGAGTTGAAGCGCCAAGGTCACCAGGTCTCAATTATCGCACCTGCCACACCTGGAGTGCGCGTTCGCTTGCGGGGGTTACATTCTGTTCCCGCCTTACCTTTGCCGGGTCGATCAGGTTATTCGCTTTCATTTCCCCACTTGAGTCAACTCCACAAGCTTCTTGCGCGCGCTCATATCATTCATACACACCATCCTTTTACGCTTGGGCATTGGGCGCTCAAAATTGCTAAACGCGCGCATCGACCGCTAATCTTTACAAATCATACTCAATACATGAACTACACTCATCACGTGCCAGTCATTGGCTCGATCCTCAAGGAGCCACTGGCAAAATATGTCACCGAATTTATCAATCAATGCACGGTTGTTGTTGCGCCCGCCTTAAGTACCTTGAAAGCCCTCAAGGCCGACGGCATTACCGCACCCATTCAGCATGTGCCGAATGGAATCGATGTTGGTCATTTTGCCACCGGTGACGTTTTATATTTGAGCAAACGCCTAGCGCTTAAAATTGACACCCCTATTCTTTTGTACAGCGGGCGACTCTCCGAGGAAAAAAATCTTGAATTTCTAATTCGAACGATCGCGGCATTACCCGAACATCCGCATCTTGCGCTTGTTGGTGATGGGCCGCAACGTGCCGAATTAGAGATACTTGCCCATACCTTAAAAGCCAGTGAACGCATTCATTTTCTTGGAGCTATGCCCTACGAAAAAATGCCGCATGTCTATGCAGGCGCGACTTTTTTCGTGACCGCATCCAAAAGCGAGGTACATCCACTGACGGTTCTTGAGGCTTTTGCGGCTGGCTTACCAGCCGTTGTCTTCGATGCTCGCGGCACGGCTGATATTGTCGAAGATCATCGCACTGGTATTGTGTCGCGCCCAACCCACACAGCTTTCAGCGCTGGCATTCGCCAACTTTTACATCGTCCTGCTCTTCGCGAACAATACGGTAAAATGGCGCAAGCGGTGGCGAAGAAGCAATACTCCGTTAAAGCCACCACTCAACGGCTTTTGGATACCTATCGTCTCGCAATTCGCTTGGCGCACATCGACGACTAG
- the def gene encoding peptide deformylase, which yields MLIDILTYPNPILTTPAKKVPRVDSKIQALVQDMIETMRANKGVGLAAPQVGRALRLIVIEYQPDQDDPKAVAIPLQVLINPKILSKDNGVENAIEGCLSLPNIEVSVPRFKKIKVRATNFDSKIIQFRARDFHARILQHELDHLDGKLIIDYQ from the coding sequence ATGCTGATTGATATTCTTACCTACCCGAATCCAATTCTTACAACACCCGCCAAAAAAGTGCCCCGAGTTGACTCAAAAATCCAGGCGCTTGTTCAGGATATGATCGAAACGATGCGCGCTAACAAGGGTGTCGGTTTGGCCGCGCCTCAAGTTGGCCGCGCCTTGCGTTTAATAGTGATTGAGTATCAGCCGGATCAAGATGACCCCAAAGCCGTGGCGATCCCGCTTCAAGTTTTAATCAATCCAAAAATTTTATCGAAAGATAACGGAGTCGAGAATGCAATCGAAGGTTGTCTATCGCTTCCAAATATAGAAGTTTCTGTGCCGAGATTTAAAAAAATCAAGGTGCGAGCCACAAATTTTGACAGTAAAATAATTCAATTTCGGGCACGTGATTTTCATGCCCGCATTCTTCAACATGAACTCGACCATCTCGATGGAAAACTCATCATTGATTACCAGTAG
- the fmt gene encoding methionyl-tRNA formyltransferase, producing MPNFVFFGSPNFAATILETLMDQTWRPTLVVTEPPKPTGRGNNLRLTAVHILADSAKISVATPATTPELLSVLEGQRSDFFLVAAYGKILPQSVLDLPRYGAINIHASLLPAYRGASPVQAVISKGETRTGITFMLMEAGLDTGPILQSFPVAIQPNDTTSSLTDRLAQIAAQTVIPTLRNFLTHKIMPQPQEEARASTTRKLTKENGEIRLTAISPRQLDRRIRAYTPWPGVYTLEFGKRLKILEGRLERVWYCITELQWAGKTAIDGKSFALAYPNILTKLPKTIKLGASFKKR from the coding sequence ATGCCTAACTTTGTCTTTTTCGGTAGCCCTAATTTTGCCGCAACAATTCTTGAAACTCTGATGGATCAAACTTGGCGACCAACTTTAGTTGTAACAGAGCCGCCCAAACCAACTGGACGGGGCAACAACTTGAGATTAACCGCAGTTCACATTTTAGCAGATTCCGCCAAAATTTCAGTTGCAACCCCTGCCACCACCCCAGAACTATTATCTGTTCTTGAGGGTCAAAGGTCTGACTTTTTCCTCGTTGCGGCCTACGGAAAAATTCTACCCCAATCAGTTCTTGACCTGCCTCGGTACGGAGCGATCAATATTCATGCCTCGCTTCTGCCTGCTTACCGTGGCGCGAGTCCTGTCCAAGCGGTAATTTCAAAAGGAGAGACGAGAACCGGAATCACATTTATGCTTATGGAAGCGGGACTCGATACCGGTCCGATCTTGCAAAGTTTTCCTGTTGCCATTCAACCCAACGACACTACTTCATCTTTAACTGATCGTCTCGCCCAAATTGCCGCTCAGACAGTTATTCCAACTTTAAGAAATTTTCTTACTCATAAAATCATGCCCCAACCCCAAGAGGAAGCGCGGGCGAGCACAACGCGAAAACTTACTAAAGAAAATGGCGAAATCCGGCTTACAGCTATTTCGCCGCGACAGCTTGACCGTCGGATACGCGCTTATACACCTTGGCCAGGTGTTTACACTTTAGAATTTGGTAAACGCCTCAAGATCCTTGAAGGTCGGTTAGAGAGAGTTTGGTACTGCATTACCGAACTTCAATGGGCGGGAAAAACAGCGATCGATGGCAAAAGTTTTGCGCTTGCTTATCCGAATATCTTGACGAAATTACCCAAAACCATTAAACTCGGTGCCAGTTTCAAGAAACGCTAG
- the rpsP gene encoding 30S ribosomal protein S16, translating to MLRIRLRRTGKKHQPHYRLVIAEHTAPIKGKFIAVVGHYNPRSKELVLKQDEILKWLDTGAQPSNTVAKLLVRDGMKHAQIKIRLHPESTKKSAETAPKEKTEMSAEPQRQKKLDAKKIDSKEEKESAKAEKIEPSESK from the coding sequence ATGTTACGGATCCGCTTACGTCGAACTGGTAAAAAACATCAACCTCACTATCGTCTGGTTATTGCCGAACACACTGCCCCGATCAAGGGGAAATTCATTGCTGTAGTGGGTCATTACAACCCTCGTTCTAAAGAGCTAGTTCTCAAACAGGACGAAATTTTAAAATGGCTCGACACAGGCGCTCAACCTTCAAATACCGTGGCTAAACTCTTAGTGCGTGATGGCATGAAGCACGCACAAATTAAGATTCGCCTCCACCCCGAATCGACAAAAAAATCAGCCGAAACTGCTCCAAAAGAAAAAACAGAGATGAGCGCCGAACCCCAACGTCAAAAAAAATTAGATGCAAAGAAAATCGATTCTAAGGAGGAAAAAGAATCAGCTAAAGCCGAGAAAATCGAACCATCTGAAAGTAAATGA
- a CDS encoding KH domain-containing protein: MDKDQEFVEMIVKALVDNPDKVIVDRKVDELGVLLTLSVDPSDMGKIIGKEGRTAKAIRTLLRVLGARNNARVNLKIAEPGGGTYTPDEINHELPSTTAAPVTQTSSNSDSVTLNDDTSHRDSMPSENPTSIL; the protein is encoded by the coding sequence ATGGACAAAGATCAAGAATTTGTAGAGATGATTGTAAAAGCACTCGTTGACAATCCAGATAAAGTTATTGTCGATCGCAAGGTTGATGAGCTCGGCGTCTTACTTACTTTGAGCGTTGATCCTTCGGATATGGGCAAGATCATTGGCAAAGAAGGCCGAACGGCGAAAGCAATTCGGACTCTTTTGCGCGTTCTTGGCGCGCGAAATAACGCTCGGGTTAACCTGAAGATTGCTGAACCAGGGGGCGGTACATATACGCCTGATGAAATCAATCACGAACTCCCATCAACAACGGCGGCGCCAGTGACTCAAACAAGCTCAAATAGTGATTCTGTTACTCTAAACGATGACACCTCGCATAGAGACTCAATGCCGAGCGAGAATCCTACTTCAATCTTATAA
- the trmD gene encoding tRNA (guanosine(37)-N1)-methyltransferase TrmD — protein sequence MKFTLLTLFPEMLGPFLEGSILGRAVKTGIIEVEVRNLRDWALGKHKIVDDAPYGGGAGMVLKVDVIDRALNELASKKDIKILLTPQGERFTQKIAGELADSKKHLVLIAGHYEGFDERVRKLVDREISIGDYILTGGELPAAVIVDTIARLVPGVLGNPRSLDSESHSSQRHDFPTYTRPDAYTPASRPELGILSVPDILKSGNHASINAWRLKQAQPR from the coding sequence TTGAAATTCACGCTTCTTACCTTGTTCCCGGAAATGCTGGGGCCGTTTCTTGAAGGCTCGATTCTTGGTCGGGCAGTCAAGACCGGCATAATTGAGGTTGAAGTGCGCAACCTACGCGACTGGGCTCTGGGGAAACATAAAATTGTGGATGATGCCCCTTATGGTGGTGGCGCGGGAATGGTACTTAAGGTTGATGTGATCGATCGCGCGCTCAATGAACTTGCATCCAAAAAGGATATTAAAATTTTGCTCACCCCTCAAGGCGAACGCTTCACTCAAAAAATAGCGGGAGAGCTTGCTGATTCTAAAAAACACCTGGTTTTAATTGCCGGCCACTATGAAGGGTTTGATGAGCGTGTCCGAAAATTGGTTGATAGAGAAATTTCGATTGGTGATTATATTTTGACTGGTGGCGAGTTGCCTGCCGCAGTAATTGTCGATACTATTGCTCGCCTCGTTCCAGGTGTTCTTGGTAATCCCCGCTCTCTTGACTCTGAATCTCACAGTTCGCAAAGACATGATTTTCCCACCTATACTCGCCCTGATGCCTACACGCCCGCAAGTAGACCAGAACTTGGCATTCTTTCAGTGCCAGATATTCTCAAATCCGGGAATCATGCCTCTATCAATGCCTGGCGTCTAAAACAAGCACAGCCGCGTTGA
- a CDS encoding 50S ribosomal protein L25 gives MSSKKDIALHALVRDLAKTKASHLRNEQKIPAILYGHEVENVALTLDAKSFRKIYQDAGSNTLVTLTRDNADPVKILIHDVQFDPAKDEILHADLYAVNLKETVDTEIPLRFVGTAPAVRELEGNLITSLTEFEVRALPTDLVDAIEVDIAVLKTFDDMIHVSDIQVPVGIEILNDADAVVASVEEPMSEEELQAELAQDTTAVEAEAVEKLDKEKEKEVEQPEAKEADTKEEKQEN, from the coding sequence ATGAGCTCTAAAAAAGATATTGCCCTGCATGCCTTGGTGCGCGATTTAGCAAAGACTAAAGCATCTCACTTGAGGAACGAACAAAAGATTCCAGCGATTCTGTATGGCCATGAAGTTGAAAATGTCGCACTCACGTTGGATGCAAAATCATTTCGAAAAATATATCAAGATGCAGGCAGTAATACTCTAGTCACCCTAACTCGTGATAATGCTGATCCGGTTAAAATTCTGATTCATGATGTCCAATTCGATCCAGCCAAAGATGAAATTCTGCATGCCGATCTTTATGCCGTTAATCTTAAGGAAACTGTTGATACTGAAATCCCATTGCGATTCGTAGGAACAGCGCCAGCCGTTCGAGAACTTGAAGGTAATCTAATTACCTCGCTCACTGAATTTGAGGTGCGCGCCCTCCCAACCGACCTTGTGGATGCAATTGAAGTTGATATTGCAGTTTTGAAAACTTTTGACGACATGATCCATGTAAGTGATATTCAGGTACCAGTTGGGATCGAGATACTCAACGACGCCGACGCTGTAGTTGCGAGCGTTGAAGAGCCAATGAGCGAAGAAGAGCTCCAGGCGGAACTTGCGCAAGATACAACTGCGGTAGAAGCTGAAGCGGTTGAAAAACTCGATAAAGAGAAAGAAAAAGAAGTCGAGCAACCTGAAGCCAAGGAAGCCGATACTAAAGAAGAAAAACAGGAAAATTAA
- a CDS encoding threonine--tRNA ligase yields the protein MEEKEKLQNMRHSCAHLLAAAVQELWPDVKLGIGPVIENGLYYDFDLGHRITEEDFPAIEKKMAEIKAQNLVYERKEFPIAEAVQRVKAMNQPYKLELIEQIESTGSTVVTGDHQRSQPSSGAVTFYTTGKFIDLCRGGHVRNTSEIGPFKILSVAGAYWRGDEKNKMLQRIYVACFQNQVELDEHVKRLAEAREHDHRKLGKELGLFAFSKVVGKGLPLWTEKGATIRRVLERFIVDEEIRRGYKHVYTPDIANLDLYRKSGHYPYYKDSMYAPIVIDGEEYMLRPMTCPHHYELFLSASRSYRDLPMRLAEVAKLYRYEQSGELSGLIRVRSFSLADAHIICADVNQAEVEIARALDLIEYLAQVFGFKMGKDYWYRLSLGDRGDEKKYFKNDAAWDEGEKMLRQVLTTRQAEFIEAPGEAAFYGPKIDIQMRNVNGKEDTAFTVQYDFAMPARFNLVYAAPDGSEKLAVVVHRSSIGAIERIIAFLIEFYAGKFPFWLAPVQIKILPISDRHLEYADQVAETLQAYRVEVDGRPESIGKKIRTAQLEKVPYMLIVGDKELESRQVAVRARDEGDLGTQPLKAFVETIKRIDKTV from the coding sequence ATGGAAGAAAAAGAAAAACTTCAGAATATGCGTCACAGTTGCGCTCACTTGCTTGCCGCGGCAGTTCAAGAACTTTGGCCGGATGTCAAACTGGGAATTGGCCCAGTGATCGAAAACGGGCTTTATTACGATTTTGACCTTGGGCATCGCATTACCGAAGAAGATTTCCCCGCGATTGAAAAGAAAATGGCGGAAATTAAGGCGCAGAATTTAGTCTATGAACGTAAAGAATTCCCAATCGCCGAAGCCGTGCAACGAGTTAAGGCAATGAATCAACCTTACAAGCTCGAACTGATTGAACAAATCGAGTCAACTGGCTCAACAGTTGTAACTGGAGATCATCAACGGAGTCAACCATCATCAGGGGCAGTAACTTTTTATACAACAGGAAAGTTCATCGATCTGTGTCGGGGTGGACATGTTAGAAATACAAGCGAGATTGGACCGTTCAAAATTCTTTCTGTCGCTGGCGCTTATTGGCGGGGAGATGAAAAAAACAAGATGCTCCAACGCATCTATGTTGCTTGTTTTCAAAATCAGGTCGAACTCGATGAGCATGTAAAGCGCTTGGCCGAGGCGCGGGAACACGACCATCGCAAGTTGGGCAAAGAACTTGGTTTGTTTGCGTTTTCGAAAGTGGTTGGCAAAGGCTTGCCTCTTTGGACTGAAAAAGGCGCAACAATTCGCCGCGTTCTTGAACGTTTTATTGTTGATGAAGAAATTCGTCGTGGCTATAAACATGTTTACACACCGGATATTGCCAACCTTGATTTATACCGCAAATCTGGACACTACCCTTATTACAAAGATTCAATGTACGCCCCAATTGTGATCGATGGCGAAGAATACATGCTTCGACCAATGACTTGCCCGCATCATTATGAACTTTTTTTGAGCGCATCTCGGAGTTATCGAGATTTGCCGATGCGTCTAGCCGAGGTGGCCAAGCTCTATCGTTATGAACAATCAGGCGAGCTTTCGGGGTTAATTCGGGTTCGGTCGTTTTCACTCGCTGACGCGCATATTATTTGCGCCGACGTCAATCAGGCGGAAGTTGAAATTGCGCGCGCACTTGACCTGATTGAATATTTGGCCCAAGTCTTTGGTTTCAAGATGGGTAAAGATTATTGGTATCGACTCTCGCTAGGCGATCGAGGAGATGAAAAAAAATACTTTAAAAACGATGCCGCTTGGGATGAAGGTGAGAAAATGCTTCGACAAGTCCTGACCACTCGTCAAGCTGAATTTATCGAGGCGCCGGGCGAGGCTGCATTTTATGGGCCCAAAATTGATATTCAGATGCGCAATGTCAATGGCAAAGAAGACACCGCTTTCACAGTTCAGTACGATTTTGCGATGCCAGCTCGGTTTAACCTTGTTTATGCCGCTCCAGATGGCAGTGAAAAATTGGCGGTGGTTGTCCACCGTTCATCGATTGGTGCTATCGAGCGAATTATTGCATTTCTTATTGAATTTTATGCTGGCAAGTTTCCGTTTTGGCTTGCACCTGTTCAGATCAAAATCCTGCCAATTTCTGATCGGCACCTAGAATACGCAGATCAAGTGGCAGAAACTCTTCAAGCCTATCGGGTGGAAGTTGACGGACGTCCCGAAAGTATTGGCAAGAAAATTCGTACTGCTCAACTTGAAAAAGTCCCCTATATGCTTATTGTAGGCGATAAAGAACTTGAATCGCGTCAAGTTGCCGTTCGCGCTCGTGACGAGGGAGATTTAGGGACTCAACCCCTCAAAGCCTTTGTTGAGACTATCAAGCGTATTGACAAAACAGTTTAA
- a CDS encoding dihydrofolate reductase, whose product MIITMIAAIGRNRAIGKDGQIPWDLPDDRTFFRKKTTGKVLILGRNTYESIGRLLPNRSHIILTSDRKGLAPGTIVAHTPEEALAIAKRETAKINQNEIIIGGGGKVYKTFLPEATRIYLTVVEGVFEGDAFFPELDEKWAEVERVHHAADKKHAYAFDFLMYNRKQ is encoded by the coding sequence ATGATCATTACGATGATTGCCGCGATAGGTCGAAACCGCGCAATTGGAAAAGATGGACAAATTCCCTGGGATTTACCTGATGACCGCACTTTTTTTCGAAAGAAGACGACCGGTAAAGTGCTCATCTTGGGGCGGAATACTTATGAATCAATCGGTCGCTTATTGCCTAATCGAAGCCATATTATCCTTACAAGCGATCGAAAAGGCTTGGCGCCGGGAACGATCGTCGCCCATACCCCAGAGGAAGCGCTCGCCATTGCAAAGCGCGAGACCGCAAAAATTAACCAAAACGAGATTATCATTGGCGGAGGCGGCAAGGTATATAAAACTTTTCTTCCAGAAGCAACGCGCATATACCTCACTGTGGTCGAGGGTGTGTTTGAGGGAGACGCATTTTTTCCAGAATTAGATGAAAAATGGGCAGAGGTTGAACGCGTGCATCATGCCGCTGATAAAAAACATGCCTACGCGTTCGACTTTCTCATGTACAATCGAAAGCAGTAA
- the thyA gene encoding thymidylate synthase yields the protein MKQYLDALRHVLDYGVAKGGPQKEDAITGVGVQMRFELDAGFPLITTRSLKGSWKALRAELLWILSGSTHLTDLHKDGVHFWDTWGEAKNTLPYGREVGDLGPIYGHQWRNFGASQEEPDGSFCADGATPKAGAYRKDGVDQITRLIDGLKRFPDYRRHRVVTWNPKDFNNDDGTERVFIAPCHGDFQIVHQNGELTMHHTQRSGDFPIGIPFNIGEYALLLMMIAQVTGFKAKALIHTISDAHIYNDQRWAVEELLTREPRPLPTVKLNPKIKNIFDFKIDDIMLENYDPHPQIKNISVQE from the coding sequence ATGAAACAATATCTCGATGCCCTGCGTCATGTTCTTGACTACGGAGTCGCCAAAGGCGGTCCGCAGAAAGAAGACGCTATCACCGGGGTAGGTGTTCAAATGCGTTTTGAGTTAGACGCTGGCTTTCCCTTAATTACCACGCGGAGCTTAAAAGGCTCTTGGAAAGCGTTGCGCGCCGAATTGCTTTGGATACTTTCTGGTAGCACGCATCTCACAGACCTGCACAAAGATGGTGTTCATTTTTGGGATACCTGGGGCGAGGCGAAAAATACACTGCCTTATGGCCGCGAGGTCGGCGATCTTGGTCCTATCTATGGGCATCAGTGGCGAAACTTTGGCGCATCTCAAGAAGAACCTGATGGATCGTTTTGCGCCGATGGCGCAACACCTAAAGCTGGCGCGTATCGAAAAGATGGCGTTGATCAAATCACTCGCCTAATCGACGGGCTTAAGCGTTTCCCCGACTATCGACGACACAGAGTTGTCACCTGGAATCCAAAAGATTTCAATAATGACGATGGCACGGAACGAGTCTTTATTGCTCCTTGTCATGGAGACTTTCAAATTGTGCATCAAAACGGCGAACTAACAATGCACCACACACAACGCAGTGGCGACTTTCCAATCGGAATTCCGTTCAACATTGGGGAATATGCTCTACTCCTTATGATGATTGCCCAAGTAACCGGTTTTAAGGCTAAGGCTTTAATCCATACAATTAGTGATGCTCACATCTACAATGATCAACGCTGGGCTGTGGAGGAGTTGCTCACGCGCGAGCCCAGACCTCTCCCAACCGTCAAGCTTAATCCAAAAATAAAAAACATCTTTGATTTTAAAATTGACGACATAATGCTCGAAAATTATGACCCGCATCCTCAAATTAAAAATATTTCCGTTCAGGAATAA
- a CDS encoding HIT domain-containing protein, producing the protein MAKQVVDPHYATRNSEYQQVIATINKEARCPFCSDNFKYHKKPILREFKGWMITESSWPYPKTQLHLLLIAKAHHERLGELSDADWQAIGQLVAWAEKKFGLPGGALALRFGETRYTGATVCHLHAHIIVPTVDKITNRATPVIFPIG; encoded by the coding sequence ATGGCTAAGCAAGTGGTGGATCCCCATTATGCGACGCGCAATTCCGAGTACCAACAAGTGATTGCGACTATTAACAAAGAAGCAAGGTGTCCATTTTGTTCGGATAATTTCAAATATCACAAAAAGCCGATCTTGCGCGAATTTAAAGGCTGGATGATTACGGAAAGCAGTTGGCCATATCCTAAAACACAGCTCCACCTTCTACTCATTGCCAAAGCGCATCACGAACGATTGGGCGAACTATCTGACGCCGACTGGCAAGCGATTGGTCAACTTGTCGCCTGGGCTGAAAAGAAATTCGGTTTGCCAGGCGGTGCTCTTGCACTGCGTTTCGGCGAAACACGCTATACTGGCGCTACTGTTTGCCATCTGCACGCCCATATTATTGTTCCAACAGTCGACAAAATAACCAATCGAGCAACTCCCGTCATCTTCCCGATCGGCTAG
- a CDS encoding adenylyltransferase/cytidyltransferase family protein, translating to MEQPPPSRIQLKIVKNYAALAKLATGLRAVGRKTVVTIGSWDMLHIGHVRYLLKARNFGDTLIVGVDSDRAIKLYKGPLRPVVPEDERCEMLSYQEGVDFVTLIDDVDEDGVWNYELIKAIKPNVFVAVEGSYPENQLAEIKKYADKLVVLSRQANTSTSVKIEDTVKNHLEQMYGLIAKKRNVEEVSA from the coding sequence ATGGAGCAACCGCCGCCATCGCGCATACAACTTAAAATTGTTAAGAACTACGCCGCTTTAGCAAAGTTAGCAACTGGCCTGCGAGCGGTTGGTCGCAAGACGGTGGTGACCATTGGCTCGTGGGATATGTTGCATATCGGCCATGTTCGCTACTTACTAAAGGCACGCAATTTTGGTGACACGCTAATTGTTGGCGTAGACAGCGATCGTGCTATCAAGTTGTATAAAGGGCCGCTTCGCCCGGTTGTGCCAGAAGACGAGCGATGTGAGATGCTTAGTTATCAGGAAGGCGTTGACTTTGTAACACTCATCGACGACGTAGATGAAGATGGCGTATGGAATTACGAACTTATTAAAGCAATTAAGCCCAATGTGTTTGTGGCCGTTGAGGGAAGTTATCCAGAAAATCAACTGGCTGAAATTAAGAAATATGCGGATAAATTGGTAGTCTTGTCACGCCAAGCCAACACTTCAACTTCAGTTAAAATTGAGGACACGGTCAAGAATCATTTGGAGCAAATGTATGGCTTGATTGCCAAAAAACGCAATGTTGAAGAAGTTTCTGCATGA
- the smpB gene encoding SsrA-binding protein SmpB: MGEFVIATNKRAYHDYELLAQYEAGIVLTGNEIKAVRAKKVNLQGSFARVRYTRDVGEPELVVFNLHIGAGEIPTRTRKLLLHRGEIQKLIGKLQEKRLTLIPVRLYLKRGRAKLELGLGRGRKQYEKRERLKQKHRKRDLERELRAS, encoded by the coding sequence ATGGGTGAATTTGTAATTGCAACGAATAAACGCGCGTATCACGATTATGAACTTCTCGCTCAATATGAAGCAGGAATTGTTTTAACTGGGAATGAAATTAAGGCGGTGCGCGCAAAAAAAGTAAATCTTCAAGGAAGTTTTGCCCGTGTTCGATATACTCGAGACGTGGGTGAACCGGAACTCGTTGTGTTTAATCTACACATTGGCGCGGGTGAAATTCCAACTCGCACACGCAAACTCCTTCTTCACCGTGGCGAAATCCAAAAATTAATTGGCAAACTCCAGGAAAAACGCTTAACCCTCATTCCTGTCCGCCTGTATTTGAAACGTGGCCGGGCAAAATTGGAGCTTGGTCTCGGCCGTGGCCGCAAGCAATATGAAAAACGCGAGCGCCTCAAGCAGAAGCATCGTAAACGCGACCTAGAGCGCGAGTTGCGCGCCAGCTAA
- a CDS encoding GIY-YIG nuclease family protein, translated as MTAKQDIIKAIQETAKQNGGVPLGRGRFQKETGINEYEILKFWPSFGEAQRAAGFEPNTLQSAHDMEFLLESMVTLIREIGKFPTNADLIGKRHRDSEFPSPGSFDRLGNKKERADKVLEYAEKKGHADIVKLCTSVIEQHSKIEINDVGSGEIVGAVYLFKHGKYYKIGKTNDTVRRGNELKIQLPESLDLIHEIKTDDPSGIEAYWHRRFEVKRMNGEWFDLNSADIKAFKRWRKIV; from the coding sequence ATGACAGCAAAGCAAGACATTATCAAAGCAATCCAAGAAACCGCTAAGCAAAATGGCGGCGTTCCGCTTGGTCGTGGAAGATTCCAAAAAGAGACAGGAATTAACGAATACGAGATTTTGAAATTTTGGCCAAGTTTTGGGGAAGCACAGCGTGCGGCGGGTTTTGAGCCGAATACTCTGCAATCAGCACATGACATGGAATTTTTGCTGGAAAGCATGGTTACTTTAATACGAGAAATCGGCAAATTTCCTACTAACGCGGATTTGATTGGAAAAAGACATAGAGACTCCGAATTTCCAAGTCCGGGAAGTTTTGATCGCCTTGGAAATAAAAAAGAAAGAGCCGATAAAGTATTGGAATATGCCGAGAAGAAAGGGCATGCAGATATTGTAAAATTGTGCACCTCTGTTATTGAACAACACTCAAAAATCGAAATCAACGATGTTGGTTCTGGGGAGATTGTAGGCGCAGTTTATCTTTTCAAACACGGCAAATATTACAAAATCGGAAAAACCAACGATACGGTGCGAAGGGGAAATGAACTTAAAATTCAATTGCCTGAAAGCTTGGATTTAATCCACGAAATTAAAACAGACGACCCTAGCGGAATCGAGGCGTATTGGCATAGACGCTTTGAAGTAAAAAGAATGAACGGAGAATGGTTTGATCTAAATTCTGCCGACATCAAAGCATTTAAGCGTTGGAGAAAAATCGTATAA
- a CDS encoding DUF3850 domain-containing protein — translation MAIIHKKVWREYFEKIISGKKKLELRLADFEVNEGDTLFLGEWDKDKKEYTGRKVEVVATYILKTKDQTF, via the coding sequence ATGGCAATAATCCATAAAAAAGTTTGGCGAGAATATTTTGAGAAAATTATATCCGGCAAGAAAAAGCTAGAATTACGCCTTGCCGATTTTGAGGTAAATGAAGGCGACACTTTGTTTTTGGGGGAATGGGACAAAGACAAGAAGGAATATACCGGAAGAAAAGTTGAAGTTGTCGCCACTTATATTCTCAAAACCAAAGACCAAACTTTTTGA